The following proteins are encoded in a genomic region of Paenibacillus sp. FSL R7-0273:
- a CDS encoding M67 family metallopeptidase, producing MTAFQGTPPPIWLDSSVQLMLGKHLLTCLPHEACGLLLGTAAAGGILVSSYVPLSNVAPDPLHAFVPDPSEWVSALFSSPVPIGLFHSHPTSPPWPSPADLQGLNALGPEFCAYLIGSPGTDCENSPDLSGFIISREPGPDGQPRPQLLHTAIQVLLK from the coding sequence ATGACAGCATTCCAGGGAACACCTCCGCCGATATGGCTGGATTCTTCCGTACAGCTCATGCTGGGGAAGCACTTACTGACCTGTCTTCCGCATGAAGCTTGCGGACTACTGCTGGGTACTGCCGCAGCGGGAGGCATACTCGTCAGCAGCTATGTGCCGTTGAGCAACGTAGCGCCTGACCCGCTGCATGCATTTGTGCCGGATCCTTCCGAGTGGGTCAGTGCATTGTTCAGCAGTCCTGTACCCATCGGCTTATTTCACTCCCATCCAACCTCCCCGCCCTGGCCTTCCCCGGCCGATTTGCAGGGGCTGAATGCCCTGGGACCTGAATTCTGCGCATATCTTATCGGTTCACCCGGAACAGACTGCGAGAACTCCCCTGATCTGAGCGGCTTTATAATCAGCCGTGAACCCGGCCCTGACGGCCAGCCGCGCCCCCAATTACTGCATACTGCAATTCAGGTTCTGCTCAAGTAG
- a CDS encoding DUF1499 domain-containing protein: MSLKRTLVGIFRSHDGTSDRAKDPALKTRYYTLSKDKAWDEVSSTLKKVPGYRVLHEVQSVGEITLEKRTGFGRTLDITVSVLNTSPVRCGIDIYSASRGSLGDLGANYRVIQRLYDSLDKKLGKYKTD; the protein is encoded by the coding sequence TTGTCGCTCAAAAGAACATTGGTCGGTATATTCCGCAGTCATGACGGAACAAGCGACCGTGCAAAGGATCCGGCATTAAAGACACGTTACTATACTCTTTCAAAAGACAAGGCATGGGATGAAGTGTCTTCGACACTGAAGAAGGTACCTGGCTACAGGGTCCTGCATGAGGTGCAGTCCGTAGGGGAAATTACCCTGGAGAAAAGAACGGGGTTTGGCCGTACGCTGGATATAACGGTTTCCGTGCTTAATACTTCACCGGTACGCTGCGGAATCGATATTTATTCCGCATCCAGAGGATCGCTTGGTGATCTTGGTGCCAACTACCGTGTGATTCAGCGCCTGTATGATTCGCTGGACAAGAAGCTGGGCAAATATAAGACCGATTAA
- a CDS encoding DEAD/DEAH box helicase, with protein sequence MKTFAEFGLEPKVLQAITELGFEESTPIQEQAIPIALTGADMIGQAQTGTGKTAAFGIPLISKISREDEKITALVMTPTRELAIQVAEEIGKLSRFKGLRSLAIYGGQDIGRQIRGLKKKPQIIIGTPGRLLDHINRKTIRLDDVQTVVLDEADEMLDMGFMEDIQSILKLVPEERQTMLFSATMPPNIQRLAQQFLKNPQHVSVIPKQISAPLIDQAYIEVPERQKFEALSRLIDMESPELAIVFGRTKRRVDELAEGLQKRGYSADGLHGDLSQNQRDAVMRKFRDGSIDVLVATDVAARGLDVSGVTHVINFDLPQDPESYVHRIGRTGRAGKEGTAWSFVTPREMDHLHLIERVTRHRITRKPLPTMAEAIEGKQRITAERLLAMVEAGELNEYKGIAIQLLEQYDSVQLLSAAMKLLTGDSKDAQVELTPEDPIRAKRRGGKYDIRSGRKPNGGYGGNRSGGGGGYKGNREGGNREGGSYGGGYKGNRDNSSGGTTRGGYSSGYGGNSSSGGYKGNRDDAGRSSDRKPYSRPSGTSTRPAKDYDNN encoded by the coding sequence TTGAAAACATTCGCAGAATTCGGCTTGGAGCCAAAAGTGCTTCAAGCAATCACAGAGCTAGGATTTGAGGAATCAACACCGATTCAGGAGCAGGCGATTCCAATCGCGCTGACTGGAGCGGACATGATCGGCCAGGCTCAGACAGGTACCGGTAAAACCGCTGCCTTCGGTATTCCTCTTATCTCCAAAATCTCCCGGGAAGATGAAAAAATCACGGCGCTCGTAATGACGCCTACCCGCGAGCTGGCTATTCAGGTTGCTGAAGAAATCGGCAAGCTGTCCCGCTTCAAAGGTCTTCGTTCCCTGGCCATCTACGGCGGACAGGATATTGGACGCCAGATCCGCGGCTTGAAGAAGAAACCGCAGATTATCATCGGTACACCGGGCCGTCTCCTGGATCACATCAACCGCAAGACCATCCGTCTGGACGACGTACAGACCGTTGTACTGGATGAAGCAGATGAAATGCTGGATATGGGCTTCATGGAAGATATCCAGTCCATCCTCAAGCTGGTTCCGGAAGAGCGCCAAACCATGCTGTTCTCAGCGACTATGCCTCCTAATATTCAACGTCTTGCCCAGCAGTTCCTGAAGAACCCGCAGCATGTATCGGTTATTCCTAAGCAGATCAGCGCACCTCTGATTGACCAGGCTTATATCGAAGTTCCTGAGCGTCAGAAGTTCGAGGCGTTGAGCCGTTTGATCGATATGGAATCCCCTGAGCTGGCAATTGTCTTCGGCCGCACAAAGCGCCGTGTAGACGAGCTTGCTGAAGGTCTCCAGAAACGCGGCTACTCCGCTGACGGACTGCACGGCGACCTGTCGCAGAACCAGCGCGACGCTGTTATGCGCAAATTCCGCGACGGCAGCATCGATGTCCTCGTAGCAACAGACGTTGCAGCACGCGGTCTCGACGTATCCGGTGTAACGCATGTAATTAACTTTGACCTTCCGCAGGATCCTGAGAGCTATGTACACCGTATCGGCCGTACAGGCCGTGCAGGTAAAGAGGGTACAGCCTGGTCGTTCGTAACTCCGCGCGAAATGGATCATCTGCATCTGATCGAGCGTGTTACGCGCCACCGTATTACCCGCAAGCCGCTTCCTACAATGGCCGAGGCTATCGAAGGTAAACAACGCATTACAGCTGAACGCTTGCTGGCAATGGTTGAAGCAGGCGAATTGAACGAATACAAAGGAATTGCAATCCAGCTTCTGGAGCAATACGATTCCGTGCAGCTTCTCTCCGCAGCAATGAAATTGCTTACGGGCGATTCCAAGGATGCACAGGTTGAATTGACACCTGAGGATCCGATCCGCGCTAAACGCCGCGGCGGCAAATACGATATCCGCAGCGGACGCAAGCCGAACGGCGGATATGGCGGCAACCGTTCCGGCGGCGGTGGCGGCTACAAAGGTAACCGTGAAGGCGGCAACCGTGAAGGCGGAAGCTACGGCGGCGGCTATAAAGGCAACCGCGATAATAGCTCCGGCGGCACAACGCGCGGCGGCTACAGCAGCGGCTACGGCGGCAACAGCAGCAGCGGAGGCTACAAGGGCAACCGTGATGATGCCGGCCGCAGCTCCGACCGCAAGCCTTACTCACGTCCTAGCGGCACAAGCACACGTCCTGCCAAGGATTACGACAACAACTAA
- a CDS encoding rhomboid family intramembrane serine protease — protein MIFIRYENWKSYLRYYPVTVILLLANLLMFIVVALNGGSTNLDTLVKFGAVVDNGPEKEELWRYFAAMFLHNGFSHLFFNSFSLLVFAPPLERLLGWWRYAILYVIGGFLANVLSVALGTTPEAYTATVSVGASGAIYAIYGAFLYIAVLQRGMMDEGSRKTLYGLLVMGIVMSFVTPYVNWLAHLGGLVSGFFLYGLIIRLLKRSRR, from the coding sequence ATGATCTTCATACGTTACGAAAACTGGAAAAGCTATCTGCGGTACTATCCTGTAACCGTGATTCTCCTGCTGGCCAATCTCCTTATGTTTATCGTGGTGGCGCTCAACGGCGGGTCCACCAACCTGGACACACTGGTCAAATTTGGTGCGGTGGTGGATAACGGGCCGGAAAAAGAAGAGCTGTGGCGTTATTTCGCGGCTATGTTTTTGCATAACGGCTTCTCTCATTTATTCTTCAACAGCTTTTCGCTGCTCGTGTTTGCTCCGCCGCTGGAGCGGCTGCTGGGCTGGTGGCGTTATGCGATTCTTTATGTTATCGGCGGCTTTTTGGCTAATGTGCTGTCGGTTGCGCTCGGTACAACACCCGAAGCCTATACGGCCACAGTGTCTGTCGGCGCGTCAGGCGCAATCTATGCCATCTATGGCGCGTTCCTCTACATTGCGGTCCTGCAGCGCGGGATGATGGACGAGGGCTCGCGTAAAACGCTCTACGGGCTGCTCGTCATGGGGATTGTAATGTCCTTCGTGACGCCTTATGTGAACTGGCTTGCCCATCTGGGCGGGCTGGTCTCTGGTTTTTTCCTGTACGGGCTGATTATCCGGCTTTTAAAAAGAAGCAGGCGATAG
- a CDS encoding MerR family transcriptional regulator, which translates to MTLYRIGELAKAASLSERTIDYYTKLGLIAPESRSLKNYRLYSHETLTALERINQLKQEKYSLEEIKSMMDKWSAAAPEADVSDKLVELELQMQRLEREVKALEPMISGLKPVQARRALAALIPQGVACMEAIKLLLTQNPPM; encoded by the coding sequence ATGACCCTTTACCGGATTGGCGAGCTTGCCAAGGCTGCAAGCTTAAGCGAACGGACCATCGACTATTATACAAAGCTCGGTCTAATCGCTCCTGAATCAAGAAGCTTGAAGAATTACAGGCTGTACAGCCATGAAACCTTAACCGCTTTGGAACGTATAAATCAGCTAAAGCAAGAGAAATACTCATTGGAAGAAATCAAATCCATGATGGATAAATGGAGTGCAGCGGCTCCCGAAGCTGATGTTTCGGACAAACTAGTAGAGCTGGAGCTTCAGATGCAGCGGCTGGAACGCGAGGTTAAAGCCCTTGAGCCTATGATCAGCGGACTCAAGCCGGTTCAGGCCAGACGCGCGCTTGCTGCCCTTATCCCGCAGGGCGTTGCCTGCATGGAGGCGATTAAGCTACTGCTGACGCAGAATCCGCCAATGTAA
- a CDS encoding TlpA family protein disulfide reductase, which translates to MRAVKRLNFAVLALVALFVAAALGSWTKDEPESVPAAGRMSTAGGAGQAAPAFTLKDKNGHVYTVGGPREKALIVNFWASWCGPCQEEAPDLNALALKYKNVLDIYGVNVTSQDYKPNAERFIRKYMLAFPALFDEKGTVFDLYKGQVFPTNVLIDKNGVITEVVLGMLTAEELEKKIIALTGS; encoded by the coding sequence ATGAGAGCTGTTAAACGATTGAATTTTGCGGTTCTGGCATTGGTAGCTCTATTCGTCGCAGCGGCCCTTGGAAGCTGGACTAAGGATGAGCCTGAGTCGGTTCCGGCAGCCGGCCGGATGTCCACGGCGGGCGGCGCCGGCCAGGCGGCACCTGCCTTTACACTGAAGGATAAAAATGGTCATGTCTATACGGTTGGCGGTCCGAGGGAAAAGGCGCTGATTGTGAACTTCTGGGCATCCTGGTGCGGCCCTTGCCAGGAGGAGGCGCCGGACCTGAATGCGTTGGCCCTGAAATACAAGAATGTACTGGATATTTACGGAGTTAATGTAACCAGCCAGGATTATAAGCCCAATGCAGAGCGGTTCATCAGAAAATATATGCTGGCTTTTCCGGCCTTGTTCGATGAAAAGGGGACAGTGTTTGATCTGTATAAAGGCCAGGTCTTTCCGACCAATGTCCTCATCGACAAGAACGGAGTCATTACCGAGGTTGTACTCGGCATGCTGACTGCTGAGGAGCTCGAGAAAAAAATAATTGCACTAACCGGCTCCTGA
- the tpx gene encoding thiol peroxidase, whose translation MTQERTGVAAFKGNPITLVGPELKVGDSAPDFTVSKNLLEDASLGDYAGKIKLISVVPSLDTGVCDAQTRRFNSEAAELGDDVVILTISTDLPFAQARWCGAAGIDRVVTLSDHKEAAFGQAYGVLIKEFRLDMRSIFVIDKNDKLTYVEYLGEMSEHPNYEAAIAAVKELL comes from the coding sequence ATGACGCAAGAAAGAACAGGTGTAGCCGCTTTTAAAGGCAATCCCATTACTCTGGTAGGACCCGAGCTCAAGGTTGGGGACAGTGCTCCCGACTTCACCGTAAGCAAAAACCTGCTTGAGGATGCATCGCTTGGTGATTATGCCGGCAAAATCAAGCTGATCAGCGTCGTACCTTCCCTGGATACAGGCGTATGCGATGCCCAGACCCGCCGCTTCAACAGTGAAGCTGCAGAGCTTGGAGACGATGTCGTAATCCTCACCATCAGCACAGATCTGCCGTTTGCCCAGGCCCGCTGGTGCGGCGCTGCCGGTATCGACCGGGTCGTTACCCTTTCAGACCACAAGGAAGCAGCCTTCGGACAAGCTTACGGCGTACTGATCAAGGAATTCCGCCTGGACATGCGCTCCATCTTCGTGATCGACAAAAACGACAAGCTAACCTATGTGGAGTACCTTGGCGAAATGTCTGAGCACCCGAATTACGAAGCAGCGATTGCTGCCGTTAAGGAATTGCTGTAG
- a CDS encoding exonuclease domain-containing protein: MKEPNKGGGFWNNLRQGGMPSAIASIRGGESAQQTAQQMAFIRSLMREKRRPEVLHTPLSELETVIFDLETTGFSHQHGDEIMSFGAIKVVGEEIKEDECFYTLVKCQSAIPENITRLTGITEEMTASAPTLIDGLHNFMSFVGQRVLVAHGSAHDKSFLNAALWKTSKVQLTHRVLDTMMLARWLEPQRSNYTLDELLAVHEIPIQGRHHALEDAKMTARLWVAYLREIASKRQVDTLGDLYAYLSRT; this comes from the coding sequence ATGAAGGAGCCTAACAAAGGCGGCGGATTCTGGAATAATCTGCGGCAGGGCGGAATGCCGTCCGCAATCGCATCAATCAGGGGCGGCGAATCCGCCCAGCAGACTGCGCAGCAGATGGCCTTTATCCGGTCCCTGATGCGCGAGAAGCGGCGGCCTGAAGTACTGCATACCCCGCTTTCCGAGCTGGAGACGGTCATTTTTGATCTGGAAACAACCGGATTTTCCCATCAGCATGGCGATGAGATTATGTCCTTTGGTGCAATCAAGGTAGTCGGTGAAGAGATTAAAGAGGATGAGTGCTTTTATACACTGGTGAAATGCCAGTCAGCTATCCCGGAGAATATTACCAGACTGACAGGGATTACGGAGGAGATGACGGCTTCTGCACCTACTTTAATAGACGGCCTTCATAATTTCATGAGCTTTGTCGGGCAGCGGGTGCTCGTGGCGCATGGGAGCGCACATGATAAATCCTTTCTGAATGCAGCGTTATGGAAAACCTCCAAGGTGCAGCTTACGCACCGTGTGCTGGACACAATGATGCTTGCCCGCTGGCTGGAGCCGCAGCGCAGCAATTACACGCTGGATGAATTGCTGGCAGTGCATGAAATTCCCATTCAGGGACGCCATCATGCACTTGAGGATGCGAAGATGACAGCCCGTCTATGGGTCGCTTATCTGCGTGAGATCGCTAGCAAACGCCAGGTGGATACCTTGGGTGATCTGTATGCCTACTTGAGCAGAACCTGA
- a CDS encoding YesL family protein, translating to MEFKGAMGGLYRITEWISRIAFSNILWGICSIPFLFMVVMKVIMYGSGQGGPNEQITLNWAIGILAPFTVFPATSALFNVVRKWVMGNTDVSTFRTFFQGYKENYLKSMLGGLIYTVLFVVMYVDVTVYMTQMANFRIVGILMLVLMIILFVSMFNFFSIVVHYQMSFKEVMKNSVLLTIARPIRVFSTLIGSALLAYIGLRYPVLYVICIPTLVAMLAFFNFFATYNKLQLQVEKKKQEELEAQEAAEKEAAERLEADYDDDDDDDDDDFDDEDTSRSQKRI from the coding sequence TTGGAGTTTAAAGGAGCTATGGGCGGTCTATACCGCATCACGGAATGGATTTCACGCATTGCCTTCAGTAACATATTATGGGGCATTTGTTCAATTCCGTTTTTATTTATGGTTGTTATGAAGGTGATCATGTATGGATCAGGTCAAGGGGGACCCAACGAACAGATAACGTTGAACTGGGCAATAGGTATTCTGGCACCGTTCACGGTGTTTCCGGCTACGTCGGCGCTGTTTAATGTTGTTCGTAAATGGGTGATGGGCAATACGGACGTCAGTACGTTCCGCACTTTTTTTCAAGGGTATAAAGAGAATTATCTCAAAAGCATGCTTGGGGGACTCATCTATACCGTGCTGTTTGTTGTAATGTACGTAGATGTGACCGTATACATGACACAAATGGCCAATTTCAGAATTGTCGGCATTTTGATGCTGGTATTGATGATTATTTTGTTTGTGTCGATGTTTAACTTTTTTTCGATTGTCGTTCATTACCAGATGTCCTTCAAAGAGGTAATGAAGAACTCTGTCCTGCTGACCATCGCCCGTCCAATCCGTGTTTTCTCTACACTGATCGGTTCTGCGTTGCTTGCATATATAGGTCTGCGGTATCCTGTGCTGTATGTAATCTGTATTCCTACACTTGTTGCTATGCTTGCATTCTTTAACTTCTTTGCCACATACAACAAGCTGCAGCTGCAGGTGGAGAAGAAGAAGCAGGAGGAGCTGGAAGCCCAGGAGGCAGCGGAGAAAGAAGCAGCTGAGCGCCTTGAGGCGGATTATGATGACGATGACGACGATGATGATGACGATTTTGATGACGAGGACACTTCCAGGTCGCAGAAACGGATTTAA
- a CDS encoding DUF294 nucleotidyltransferase-like domain-containing protein: MKSIATAGSPQELRGRRAACQQALLEQLNVVPIEEWVSRVNAMHDLIAAAAVNLCEAQMKEAGYGPPPCAYSFIVFGSAGREESTLWSDQDNGLIVEGEPDDLKRAYFTAFGELLSDVLEAVGYEKCDGRVMCSEPLWRKTLPEWKEQLNSWMTQLEWEPIRYLIIASDMRHVAGSAELSAEWREAFHAGFVDNDKLTTAVLRNTVRHKATLNLLGQVLTERFGDYAGGFDIKYGVYIPLVNIVRHLALLHAVQDSSTLKRIGRLSARNEYEHLAEIRTAFLTALRMRVNTPYTEQDGLLLSSDYISENDLRNKQLMSELRESLLLVRRLHRALQRQLRSAERRQS; this comes from the coding sequence ATGAAATCCATCGCAACGGCCGGTTCGCCGCAGGAGCTGAGGGGCAGGCGGGCAGCCTGCCAGCAGGCTCTTCTGGAGCAGTTAAATGTAGTTCCGATTGAGGAATGGGTATCCCGCGTCAATGCAATGCATGATTTGATTGCAGCAGCGGCGGTGAATCTTTGTGAAGCGCAGATGAAGGAGGCGGGCTACGGCCCGCCTCCCTGCGCTTATTCCTTTATTGTATTCGGCAGCGCCGGCAGAGAGGAATCCACTCTTTGGAGTGATCAGGATAACGGGCTGATCGTAGAAGGGGAGCCGGATGATTTAAAGCGCGCTTATTTTACTGCATTCGGTGAGCTGTTGTCAGATGTGCTTGAAGCGGTTGGATATGAGAAATGTGACGGCAGAGTGATGTGCTCGGAGCCGCTTTGGCGGAAGACGCTCCCGGAATGGAAGGAGCAGCTGAACAGCTGGATGACCCAGCTGGAGTGGGAGCCTATCCGTTATCTTATTATTGCTTCGGACATGCGGCATGTAGCCGGAAGCGCAGAGCTGTCGGCTGAATGGAGGGAAGCCTTTCATGCCGGCTTTGTGGACAATGATAAATTGACCACTGCTGTTTTGCGCAATACGGTCCGCCACAAGGCAACGCTGAATCTGCTTGGACAGGTACTTACGGAACGGTTCGGTGATTATGCCGGAGGCTTTGATATTAAATATGGTGTCTACATTCCGCTTGTTAATATAGTCAGGCATTTAGCCCTGCTGCATGCAGTTCAGGACAGCTCAACCCTGAAGCGGATCGGCAGGCTCAGTGCACGGAATGAGTACGAGCATTTAGCGGAGATAAGGACGGCGTTCCTGACTGCTTTACGGATGCGTGTAAATACACCGTACACTGAGCAGGACGGTCTGCTGTTAAGCAGTGATTATATTTCCGAAAATGATTTGAGGAACAAACAGCTTATGTCTGAGCTGCGTGAGAGCCTGCTGCTGGTCAGAAGGCTGCACAGGGCCTTGCAGCGTCAGCTCCGGTCAGCGGAAAGGAGGCAGTCATGA
- a CDS encoding LysR family transcriptional regulator gives MELRQLQYFLKVAQKEHVTKAAEELHVAQSAVSRQIHQLEQELGVDLFMQKGRNLQLTPVGQLFCKRVETLLKDLERSVAEVHEFLDPELGEIRIGFPHSLGTHLIPSIVAEFRRLYPNVRFRFKQGTYASLIKDVLSGEVDLAFISPFPENDGHVAGDIVMTEELFAILPQHHPLAGEEVIRLEQLRDEKFVLFSQGYSLRPIVWQACIEAGFKPQIAFEGGETDTIRGLVAAGMGVSLLPETALYQTNPMQPAQVRVVEPAVTRTVGIIHRSDGKLPLVARSFRTFLLTYFKDYNKTPEGC, from the coding sequence GTGGAACTTAGACAGCTGCAGTATTTTTTGAAGGTTGCCCAAAAGGAGCATGTTACCAAGGCTGCCGAGGAGCTGCATGTCGCCCAGTCGGCGGTAAGCCGCCAGATTCATCAGCTGGAGCAGGAGCTCGGAGTGGATTTGTTTATGCAAAAAGGCCGCAATCTGCAGCTTACACCTGTAGGCCAGCTCTTCTGCAAACGGGTAGAGACGCTCCTGAAGGATCTGGAGCGTTCAGTGGCAGAGGTGCATGAATTTCTGGACCCCGAGCTTGGTGAGATCCGGATCGGTTTTCCGCACAGCCTTGGGACACATCTGATTCCCTCAATAGTAGCGGAGTTCAGGCGGCTCTACCCGAATGTGAGATTCCGCTTCAAGCAGGGGACGTATGCCTCTTTGATTAAGGATGTGCTGTCCGGTGAAGTGGATCTCGCCTTTATATCCCCGTTTCCGGAGAATGACGGACATGTTGCCGGGGATATAGTGATGACGGAAGAGCTGTTCGCGATTCTGCCGCAGCATCATCCGCTGGCGGGTGAAGAGGTGATCAGGCTGGAGCAGCTGCGCGACGAGAAGTTTGTACTGTTCAGCCAGGGCTACTCTCTCAGGCCGATAGTGTGGCAGGCGTGTATTGAGGCCGGCTTCAAGCCGCAGATCGCCTTCGAGGGTGGAGAGACGGATACAATACGGGGCCTGGTGGCAGCCGGCATGGGAGTCAGCCTCCTTCCGGAGACGGCGCTGTACCAGACTAACCCGATGCAGCCTGCCCAGGTCAGGGTGGTTGAACCGGCTGTTACGCGGACGGTGGGCATTATTCACCGAAGTGACGGCAAGCTGCCGCTGGTGGCCAGATCCTTCCGCACGTTCCTCCTTACCTATTTCAAGGATTACAATAAAACCCCGGAAGGCTGTTAG
- a CDS encoding ammonium transporter, which produces MKKKLLMMFLAMITLMIYPVSAFAAEGPAAPDLQIGLDTAFTFLAFILVFFMQSGFALLEAGSVRMKNAGHVAGKTVLTLAIASVCFWAVGFGLGFGNGNGFIGTTGWFYGGDTQAASFESLAFSDVTLNIKFLFQMAFAAVSLAIVSGGMAERAKLSVYIIFGILFSVIIYPVVAHWVWGGGWLANLEMQDYAGSTVVHLTGATAAVVATILLKPRLGKFNKEGKPVIIPGHNQVFTVLGVIILWFGWFGFNPGSALSPMGGFFGHVALTTNIAAAAGGLAALVASWLYFGKSDIPAMLNGVLAALVAITGACAFVEPWAAIIIGLVAGAFTFMTSQWLERAGLDDPIYAFSVHGIAGMWGALSTGLFAAPDLIEQGGLVGEAGLFYGGGLHQLGVQALGVVGTFVFVAVLSFIILYVMKLVMGIRVTEEEELMGLDISEHGTYGYPEQMKLITDSESKTHKL; this is translated from the coding sequence ATGAAGAAAAAGTTATTGATGATGTTCCTGGCCATGATCACCTTGATGATCTATCCGGTCAGCGCCTTTGCTGCTGAGGGTCCTGCAGCACCGGACCTGCAAATCGGACTGGATACGGCTTTTACTTTCCTGGCATTCATCTTAGTATTCTTTATGCAATCAGGTTTTGCACTGCTTGAAGCCGGATCGGTCCGGATGAAGAATGCCGGTCACGTAGCCGGCAAGACCGTTCTGACACTGGCAATTGCCAGCGTGTGCTTCTGGGCTGTAGGCTTCGGGCTCGGCTTTGGTAACGGTAACGGCTTTATCGGAACTACAGGCTGGTTCTACGGGGGAGACACTCAAGCCGCTTCGTTTGAATCTCTGGCCTTCTCCGATGTAACCCTGAACATTAAGTTCCTGTTCCAAATGGCCTTTGCAGCAGTATCACTGGCAATTGTATCCGGCGGTATGGCTGAACGTGCTAAACTAAGTGTGTACATTATCTTCGGTATTCTGTTCTCTGTAATCATCTATCCGGTTGTAGCTCACTGGGTATGGGGCGGCGGCTGGTTGGCTAACCTCGAAATGCAGGACTATGCAGGTTCGACAGTAGTCCATCTGACGGGTGCAACGGCGGCTGTAGTAGCGACAATTCTGCTTAAACCGCGTCTCGGCAAGTTCAATAAGGAAGGCAAGCCGGTTATTATCCCGGGCCACAACCAGGTGTTCACTGTACTTGGTGTAATTATCCTCTGGTTCGGCTGGTTCGGCTTTAACCCTGGTAGTGCATTGTCCCCAATGGGCGGCTTCTTCGGACATGTGGCGCTGACAACTAACATTGCAGCTGCTGCCGGCGGTCTGGCTGCACTTGTAGCCTCCTGGCTGTACTTTGGTAAATCCGATATTCCGGCAATGCTGAACGGCGTACTGGCAGCACTTGTTGCGATCACTGGTGCCTGCGCATTCGTAGAGCCTTGGGCAGCTATTATTATCGGTCTGGTTGCAGGTGCATTTACTTTCATGACTTCGCAATGGCTGGAGCGTGCTGGTCTTGATGATCCGATCTATGCTTTCTCTGTACACGGTATTGCAGGTATGTGGGGTGCGTTGTCCACAGGTCTCTTCGCAGCACCTGATCTGATTGAACAAGGTGGTCTTGTTGGTGAGGCGGGACTGTTCTACGGCGGCGGCTTACACCAGCTTGGCGTTCAGGCGCTTGGTGTTGTCGGAACCTTTGTATTCGTAGCTGTACTGTCCTTCATCATCCTGTACGTGATGAAGCTGGTAATGGGAATCCGCGTTACAGAAGAAGAAGAATTGATGGGTCTGGATATCAGTGAGCACGGTACTTACGGCTATCCTGAGCAGATGAAGCTGATTACAGATTCCGAATCCAAAACCCACAAATTATAA
- a CDS encoding zinc metallopeptidase produces the protein MFLLVIVAFLFSLWAQFRVKGTFNKWAKVGNMNGLTGYEAARRMLDANGLHDVPIEPVRGTLSDHYDPIHRVVRLSEPVYYESTISAVSVACHEVGHAIQHKVHYPMLTLRHRMFPVVNFASGVAPFMLLAGFIFSATNLIGLGIIFFSAAVAFQLVTLPVEFNASNRARQIMVEQGFIRNEEERGVAKVLNAAALTYVAAALVSLLELLRLITMFLGNRE, from the coding sequence ATGTTTTTATTAGTCATTGTTGCCTTTCTGTTTTCTTTGTGGGCCCAGTTCAGAGTTAAGGGCACATTCAATAAATGGGCTAAAGTCGGAAATATGAACGGATTGACCGGCTATGAAGCCGCACGCCGGATGCTGGACGCGAACGGGCTGCACGATGTTCCGATTGAACCGGTCCGCGGAACACTTTCTGACCATTATGATCCGATCCACCGGGTGGTCCGCTTGTCAGAGCCGGTATATTACGAGAGCACAATCTCAGCCGTCTCCGTCGCCTGTCACGAGGTTGGTCACGCCATTCAGCATAAGGTTCACTATCCGATGCTGACGCTCCGTCACCGGATGTTCCCGGTCGTCAATTTTGCTTCCGGTGTGGCTCCGTTCATGCTGCTGGCAGGCTTCATTTTCAGCGCAACCAATCTTATCGGGCTTGGCATTATCTTTTTCTCGGCTGCTGTAGCGTTCCAGCTTGTTACACTGCCTGTAGAGTTTAACGCCAGCAACCGCGCACGTCAGATTATGGTTGAACAAGGCTTCATCCGCAATGAGGAAGAACGCGGTGTAGCGAAGGTATTGAATGCTGCAGCTCTAACCTATGTTGCCGCAGCCCTCGTCTCGCTGCTAGAGCTTCTGCGTCTGATTACCATGTTCCTCGGCAACCGCGAATAA